TACAAAGACAAGAAGGCCAAGGGCATCAACGCCGACGCGGGCTTGTTCACATATCCGGTCCTGATGGCGGCCGACATCCTGATCTACGACGCCAACACCGTGCCCGTCGGTGAAGACCAGGTGCAGCACATTGAAATCTGCCGCGACATCGCCGGCAGTTTCAATCATCATTTCGGCGAGACATTCGTACTGCCCAAGGCGAAGTTGCTCGACGGCTCGGCCCGCGTGCCCGGCACCGACGGCGAGAAGATGTCGAAAAGCTACAACAACACGCTCGAGCTGTTCGAGCCCGCGGCGGCGCAGCGCAAGAAAATCATGCGCATCACGACCGATTCGCGCCCCATGGAGGATCCCAAGGAGCCGGAAGGGGACCATTTGTTCCAGCTCTTTTCGCTATTCGCCGGCGAGGCCGAACGATCCGAAATGGCGGCTCTGTATCGCCGTGGCGGATTCGGCTACGGCGACGTCAAAAAGGCCTTGGCCGAACAGGCTGAAAAGTTTTTTGCCGAGCCGCGGGCTCGCCGCGCCGAGTTCGAGGCTCATCCCGAGCGGATCGCCGAGATCCTGGCCGACGGAGCCACCCGCGCCCGCAAGAAAGCGTCGGAAGTCTTGAACCGGGCGAAGAAGGCGTGCGGCTTGAGTATCTCATAGGTCACGACCGGCGAAGGGTGGCGACCCCTCGCGCGGATTAGCCTCTCGCTGATCTGGCTTCGCCGCTGTTCCGTGTTAGGCTGGCGGAGGATAAGAAGCACGTCGCTGCCAGGAGACGTTGTGATGAATCGCTTATCGCGCACCTTCTGTGTTTGCTTTTCGCACCTGCTCGCTTCCATCGCCTTGGCGCAGGAGCCAATTGCGATAGTGGCGGCGGACTCGACCCCCGCCGCGCCTGCCAATGACGAGGCGACGCAGACCCGCGTACGCGAATTGGTCTACGTCCTGCGCAATCACCGCGTTTTCGAGCGCACGGATCAGTGGGCCAGCGCGATTCGAGAACTGGCGACCATCGGACGGCCGGCGCTTCCCGAGCTGCTCCTGGAGCTCAAGTCGACCCGGCGAAACGCGACGCTGCGCGGCCTGTTCTTTACCCTGCGAGTCATGAATGACCCACGATCGATCGATGCCGTCGTCGCCGCGATTCCGAAAGTTCTCGAGATCAAAGGCGGTTCCGATTGCGGCCTGAACGTCTTGGATCCAGAATTGCGACAGTTCATGAAGCAGCATGAGGATTTTCCGTCGAGCGACAATTCGGTCAGTTATGGTCGGCCAATCAATGAAATCCTGGCCACGCTTCACAAGCTATACGGCGAGCCTCTTCCAGATTTCAAGGAGAATAGGAACCCGCCGACGTGGAGTGTCGACTACTGGCAAGAACGATGGAAGAAGGAGAACGCGTCACGAAAGGAGACTGAAGAGGATCAAATCCGACTACCCATGCGGAATGAAGACCTCGTCGAGCGCGACGGCGTACGACGCTTTGGCCCGCTCTTTCCAACAGGCGTTGACCAACATCTCGGTCCGGTCGTCGACGTCGTCTTAAATAGCCAGTATGCCGATAAACCTGCATGCCTCGACCTGGACACGGGCCGCGCCTATGAGTACTTGGAGGGTTTGCATCACAACGCCGGCGACGCTGAGAAACAACTTAGCCATGTGAAATGGGCCACGAGCCATGGAGTTGATGTCATTCAGCATGTACTGAGGGACGTACACCTCTGGATGATTGCCAACGAGCGTTGGGATTCACTGGATTCCGAGGTGCGGTCGGGCAAGCCGCTGGACCGGGGGAACGAGGCATCGGACTTATTTCTACCCAATGGAGAAACGCAGGCGACATTCCTATTTACCACGCGTGAGGGGGCACAGGGCGCCCTGCGACTCGTTCTCGCCGATGGCATCAAGGGCAACCGCACGCTGCAGTACCGGCTATGGAACCGGGGCAAGATGGCGCGCTTCAACCGCGACGAGGAGCCTGTGCGCGATTCCGGCGAGTGGCAACTGTTGAAGCGCGTCACGCTGGCGGGCCCCGGGTTTGAAAAGGAATGCTTGTACGACTTCGAAAGCGCGAGTGCCAAAACCCTTCCCAAGTCGATCTTCGCGGCCGACACGCTGCCAGACCTTGATGAACTGCTGAAGAATTGGGGATTGTTCCACAATGACCGCATCGCGTCGTGGGCAAAAGAACAAGGCATTGATCTGGCCGCGAGCCGCACGAACGTTGCAGGACAAGGTCCGCTCCAGCTTCACAACGTTCACGACGGTCAAACGATACAGCTCTTGATGCTCAGTGCTCGCCTAGTGCGCGTTTCTGACGACGCGATTGGCAAACTGACATTGCGCCACGGCCGCGATATTCTGGACCGCTATCCATCGCAGTTTCGCTTGGCTTACCTGACGCCCTCCCTTCAATGCGCCGATCCTTCGGCGACCTACCTCTTCGAGACCGAATCGGGGCTGATCGGCCTTCTCCGGATCGTCAAAATCGGCGAGAGGCTGTCTTCCATCACTTTCGATTACGAACTGGCCAATGTGCCTCGCGAGTGATGGCATGCCGGTCGACGATCGCATTTTGAAGTCCCATGCCTTCCTGCCTTGGGAAGCTGGGACGGCCGCACCACCATTCTGATTTGTGTCGGCCTTTGTGGTGCAGGTGTCTCGCCTGCGTCTTTGCGCCGCATGAAACGCGAGCGATGCTTGCTCTCTGCCGGCTGCGGTCGTAGACCCTGTCGGCTATTATGGAACAGTCAGGCTTGCCATGTTCGGGGCCTGCCCTCTCCATCAATAGCCGAAACGGGACAGACTGTGAACAAAGACGGCAATTTGCCAGGCAATATCGTGGGCATTGGCACCGACATCGTCGAATGCCTGCGCATCGCGCAGATGATCGAGCGGCATGGCGACCTGTTCATCAATCGCGTCTATACGCCGCTAGAAATCGGCTACTGCCAAAGCCGCAAGGCCTCGACGCAGCACTACGCCGGCCGTTGGGCCGCCAAAGAGGCGATTCTGAAAGCCATCGGCACCGGCTGGCGGCGCGGCATCAGTTGGCGCGACGTCGAAGTGCGCAACGACAAGTCGGGCCGCCCCGTCGTCGGCATGCGCGGCGGAGCGCGCGACGCCGTCGAGCACTTGGGCATTCGTAAGATCCTGGTGTCGATCTCCCATTGCCGTAGCCACGCCACGGCCTATGCGATTGCCATCGGTCGCAAGCCCAAGCGGAAGAAAAGGACCCCAGAATAACGGTCCAACTGGGATGGATGCGGCCGTTTCTCGCGACAACGTAAGCTTAACAGGGCCCTCATGCGCCTGCTGCGAATGGGGCGCGGCGTTGTTACGATATTGCGCAACGTCGGCACCTCGGTCGACGGCCATCCACCAAAAGCCACGAGCACTTCATGCCATCATCCCTCGAACGATTGCCTATCCTGCCGCACCTTCTGGCCATTGCCATCATCGCGGTTGTCACCGCGGGTCTGGTCCGCGCTGCCGACGACAAAGCCGAGAGAATGGCCTCGACCCACTTTCCCGCCGCCATGGTTGACTGGGTTCCCTACGAAAAGAACCCCGTTTTCACCGCCGCCGGCGCCGACCATTGGGACGTGAAGATTCGCGAGCGCGGCTGGATCTTGCGCGACGGCGATAAGTACCTGATGTGGTACACGGGCTACAACGGCCAGAAGACGGGGTTCAAGATGCTCGGACTGGCCACGAGCGACGACGGACTCACGTGGACGCGCTACCCGAAGAATCCGATCTACGACCAGCATTGGACCGAGGACATGATGGTCGTGAAACAGGGGGGCACGTTCTATATGTTCGCCGAAGGTTTTCGCTTCGGTCGTGCTTATCCCTTCGCCGGACGGCTGCAGGACGAGCCGCATCTGCTGACTTCGGCCGATGGCATCAAGTGGACGCGCCCTGGGCCACTCGAATTCCGCAATAGCTCTGGCATCAAAGCGGGCGGCATCTACGGCACGCCCGTCGCTTGGTTTGAGAACGACCAGTGGTACCTGTTCTACGAGAAGATGGACCTTGGCGTGTGGCTCGCCCGCTCGCGCGATTTGCGCGATTGGACTAACGTCCAGGATGAGCCTGTGATCATGCCAGGCCCCGGCGATTACGACAATCGTTTGATCGCGCTGAACCAGATCGTGAAGTACAAAGGCCGCTACTACGGCTACTACCACGCCATGGGAGATAGCGAGCCGGGCAAATGGTCGACCTGCGTGGCCGTGTCCGACGACCTGCGCACCTGGCACAAATATCACAACAATCCGCTCGTGAAGAACAACAAATCGAGCGGCATCCTTGTGCCCGACGGCGAAGGATTCCGCATGTACACGATGCACGACCAGGTCGATCTTTACTTCCCGAGGAAGCCATGAGTCGCATGCTAAGGCTGCCGCACGGTTGGCCGTTCGTTTTTGGACCGATGCTCGCGGTCGCGCAATTCCTCATAGGCGAGTCCTACCATTGCGCCGCGGCGGACACTCCTGTCGCGGCGACGGTCATCGACGTTACGACGCCCATGCCGCCGCCGGAATGGGCGCTACTCGAGCGCGAGCTGCTGCGTGCCGCAAGCGCGGGGTGCGAGCAGTACTTCGAGCGTTATTTCGACGACCGCGGTTACCTGGAATGCGTCGAACGCTGGGGGGGCGACGACGGGCCTGACGATGCCATCGAGTGTCTCGCCGACTGGCCCCTGCTCTACGCGCTCGGCGGATCGCCACGCGTTTTCGAACTCTACAAAAAAGGATGGGAAGGACACCTGCGGCAGTACACCGCGGCGAAGACCGTCGACGTCGAGATGGCGCGCGACGGCATGTACTACAAGGAATTTCCCGTATCGCTCGATTGGCTGCACCACGCCGAAGGGTTGACGGCGTTCATCAATTCCGCGCTGGCCGATCCGAACGACCCGGCATTCCAGCGGCGTATCCGCCGTTTTGCCGGACTATATCTCGGCGAAGAGCCGGGTGTCGTGAACTACGATCGGCAGCACAAGATCATCCGCAGCCTGTTCAACGGCAGCCGCGGGCCGCTGTTGCGCAAAGCCACGGGGCTGGATTGGGCGGGCGATCCGATCGAGGTCGAAGGGCGCTTTGCCCCGGCCCACGGCGAGCGCAGCTATGCCGAGATGGTTGCCCACTTCAAGGATTACAACGACATCGTCGGCGACCATCCGCAGAATCTTTGCGCGACGAGCCTCGCGACCGTGGCGTTCATGCTCGACCACGAGCCGAAGTACCGCGACTGGGTGCTGGAGTACGTCGATGCCTGGGTCGACCGAATGAGATCGAACAACGGGATTATTCCCACCAACATCGGCCTCGACGGTTCGATCGGCGGCGAATGCGGCGGGCGCTGGTATGGCGGCGTCTACGGCTGGGGCTTCACGGTCATTACGCCGCAAACCGGCGCGCCGGCGAATCGCAACACGCACGCTCTAGGCTTGAGCGGTTTTGGCAATGCCACCCTGCTTACCGGCAACACAAAATACGCCGACGCATGGCGGGCGCAGATCTCGGCCGTCAACGCGCAGTCGAAATCGGAAAACGGCCAAACGGTGTACCCGCAGATGTATGGCGACCAGGGGTGGTACGCGTACAGCCCGTCTAAGTACAGCCATGGCGTCAACGAAACTGCCTACTGGTCGATGAAGCCGGACGACGCCGGGCCATTGCCGGACGGCGGTTGGCAGGCGTTTCTCGCCGGCCGGCAGCCCGCCTATCCGGCGGCGGCGCTGCGCGCCGACCTGGAGACCCTCCGCGCTCACATGGCCTCGGTCAACAACGACAAAACGACCCCTGACACGCGTCTGGCGGATGATCCCCTACCATTCAGCCCCGCGGTGACGACGGCGCTTGTGAATCTGACTTTGGGCGGACTCTATCCAGGCCACCAGGCGACGCCTTTGCACGCACGAGTGCGCTATTTCGATCCCGTGGGTCGTCGCCCCGGACTACCTGATGGCGTATCAGCCCTGGTCGAAAAACTTTCGGCCGATGGCGCTACTTTGACTTTGGTCAACGTCGACGCCGTC
This genomic stretch from Pirellulales bacterium harbors:
- a CDS encoding tryptophan--tRNA ligase, yielding YKDKKAKGINADAGLFTYPVLMAADILIYDANTVPVGEDQVQHIEICRDIAGSFNHHFGETFVLPKAKLLDGSARVPGTDGEKMSKSYNNTLELFEPAAAQRKKIMRITTDSRPMEDPKEPEGDHLFQLFSLFAGEAERSEMAALYRRGGFGYGDVKKALAEQAEKFFAEPRARRAEFEAHPERIAEILADGATRARKKASEVLNRAKKACGLSIS
- the acpS gene encoding holo-ACP synthase, whose translation is MNKDGNLPGNIVGIGTDIVECLRIAQMIERHGDLFINRVYTPLEIGYCQSRKASTQHYAGRWAAKEAILKAIGTGWRRGISWRDVEVRNDKSGRPVVGMRGGARDAVEHLGIRKILVSISHCRSHATAYAIAIGRKPKRKKRTPE